The Maylandia zebra isolate NMK-2024a linkage group LG14, Mzebra_GT3a, whole genome shotgun sequence genome includes the window AATCCAATATTCTGTTGAACAGCCAGCAAACCTGCAgcattatttattattcatcaCAAGTGAGACACAAAGTAATGCTAACATGCTAGATTTACAGTTAAACTAACTGGTTCAGTAGGAGAGGCCATCCCACTTTGTTGATTTCTTCAGGTTACATAGTTACCcttaacaaacaacaaaatgaaaacacttaTTGAAGAAACTGCATGCAAAGCAATCCTAAAAATAAGCCATTCCtgtatcatattttttttacctgttctAACAAGTAAAGCACGCTCATATAGTTATAAGCATCACCAAAAGGGCCATTTTTTATCACGCAAGCCCTTTAAAGATATGCAAGACCTCCTGTCAAGTGCTTACAATttggagaaaacaaaagcaatgcACAAACTAATACACACATAAAGACATGCAGATGTgttttaaaggcttttttttctaagtaaatTGATCATCAGCACCTGAATGGCTGCATGTGTAGTCATTTAAGGAAAAAAGGAGTCGTAAGCCTTGAACCTACAAGCAGTTCAACAATGAGGAACAGCAGTCACATGCTGAAAATGGGAAAAAGGAATACAATCTACACGCTCTGCTAAAAAAGGTGAAGCAAAACTAGTGTTTGGGCAGATCAGACGCAATGATGTATGGGTCTAATTACGCTGGTGCACAGACAGAGTTACACCTGGGATGCAGCTAAGAAACAAAAAGTAGAAACACAGCATCTATTAAAAAATCTTCTCCACCTCTTCGCTGATCACTGAGATTGATTGTTGTTAAATGTGTCTTTTTCAGGAGGTGGAAACCTTGACAGCACACTGGAACCTGTACATCAGTCTGGGGGGCTTTTCTGTCGGGCTCTTGGTTGTGCCTCTCCTGGGCTCTTGGAGTGACCTCGCTGGTCGCAGACGAGTCCTCATCCTCCCTAACCTTGGCCTGGCCCTGCAGACGATCGTGTACCTTGTGGTGATGTATCTCAAGCTGCCCGTGGTCTACTTTCTAGTGGGACGGCTGCTTAGCGGCCTGTCGGGTGATTTTAATGCCGTCCTGGCAGGCTGCTTTGCCTATGTGGCAGATATCAGTGACAGGCGCTCTCGCACCTTCAGGGTGGCAATCCTAGAGGCGTGTCTGGGCCTGTCAGGGATGCTAGCCAGCATCATTGGAGGACAGTGGCGGCGGGCTCAAGGGTAAGGAATGTGTGTTAAAAGGTTTGTTCACACTGCTCTAATATATATCTAAATCAACCATATAAGCTTTACCTCTCTATTTCTGTGCTTTGTTTAGTTACATCAACCCGTTCTGGCTCGTGCTGGCCACCAACTTGGTGTCAGCTCTGTATGCCTTCCTCTTTGTCCGTGAGTCTGTGGTGCCAGACCCGAGTGCTAAGCTCCTCACTACTCGACACCATAAAGCTGTCTGGCACCTCTACTCATCAGGAGGCAGCAGCAGTGAGGCTGGAGGACAATTTCACAGATGCAAGCTGTGGCTTTACACGCTGTGCTTCTTTCTGGTGGTGACTGTTCACTTTGGCTCCAGAGAACTGTACGTGTTGTACGAGCTGAGCTCGCCTCTGTGCTGGGGCCCAGACTTTATTGGCTACGGATCAGCAGCTCACCACCTGGGCTACCTGAGCAGTCTGGCGGGGATAAAGATCATGCAGCGCTGCATGGAGGACTCCTGGGTGGCTCTTGTGGGTCTTGCCTCCAACATTGTTGGTCTGGTGGTCTTTTCTGTGGCTAACAGCACTCAGCTCATGTTTACAGGTGAGAGGTGTCGGAGCACATTCATAACCTCCAGATGGTTTATAAACCGATTGTAAAAAGTCAATCTGAATGTACTATGTGAGGAAAAATGTGAGGTAGGATAAATTAAGTGAAGATGACTTTTACTATTGTAGTACTTTACCATGATTAGGTGTTTTCTCTCTTCTATTATGTGTAATGGAATGCGGCCTCTGCCCAAGAAAAAGTTTTGTCTGTGTTAAGACTTACAATATATATTGGTGTCAATTTAATTTGGAGTTAAATGTCACTGCAGcatggtggcacagtggttagcactgttgcttcacAGCAAGAAGTTCAACTTGGCTACCTGGCCGGgggctttctgtgtggagtttgcagtttgcatgttctccccgtgtctgtaTGGGTACTCTCCGgtgctctggcttcctcccacagtccaaagacatgcagttggGTTAATTGgtgaatctaaattgcccataggtgtgaatggctGTCTATCTCCCTATCTTAGGCTGggaacctgtccagggtgcaccctGCATGTCGCCCTATGTTAGTTGGGATAAGCTCCAGCCTCCCTTTAGACCTTTTCAAGGATAAGTGAATGGATGAATGTCTGCTTGTTACTTTGATTATCTTCCTGTATTTGTGCTTTTCAAATCCTTTTACCCcatgttattgttatttttaaagcaaattttAAACATAATGACACGTCAGTGAACAAAAGGCCACTGATTGTAGCCTTGTACTCAGGGTTGTCAGCCCTGAGTACAAGGCTACAATAAACTGTCTCTGATTGTAACCTCTAGAAATAATTAACACAGTTTATTCACCCGCTCTGGATTATTTCATGGATATTAAACAATTACACGCATATAAacataaaaatctgttttggttttgggtttttttctccccaggTTATGGTCTGTGTTTGCTCTTCATGACATCGACACCTGTGCTGAGGTCCAAGCTGTCCAAGTTGGTGGAGCCGTCAGAGCAGGGTCAGCCCGTGATCGTGTACAAGTGttacacatttaaaaccaaagtTGTGCGgattgtgtgagagagagagctcagtGTGTCAGCTGTGCAGTGGTGGAGCCAGTGAACTAATTAGATCAGCAGCACAGTTGAAGCACATGTTCCCTTGTCACGCGGGACAGCTTGTGCTCTGCAGGTTGTATGTGTAATTGTGTtactgggtgtgtgtgtgctttttcttAGGTGCCCTGTTTGCATCTGTTGCCTGTGTGGAGAGCTTGTGTTATCTGGTGGGCAGTGGCGTTTTCAACTCCCTCTACCCAGCAACCCTGCACTTCATGAAGGGATTCCCTTTCCTCTTTGCTGCTatcatcctcttcatcccaGCTGGAATAATAGGGTGAGTCTGTTCATGCCTGTGTGACTGGCTTTAGTCTTATGGGCTGTAAACAACCAGACAAATGTCATTACTGACCATCTTCATGTCTGTATTTCTAGGACTCTGCAGTGTTTGGAACAAAGGAGATACCAGAGAGATGCCACAGTGTCCTGACCTGCAGAGAGGTGGAGGGCAGGATCACAAAAGAGAGTGCAGGTTCATCCTGGTGTTAGTCTGAAAGGTGAGCAGAGGCATCCGTTGTGTCTGCAGTTTTATTCGCTCACCCAGGGATGGGATATTTCCATCTTGTTACACCAGAAAGAATAAGTAAGCGATGAAGAAACGACATCCTGACTGACAGTTCTGCCAAATCCAAAAATGTGTCTTTATAATTAAAATTTGATGTAATTTTTTAATATCATGAGCTATTGTAGAGCACCGGAGATCATGACACTGCAGTGTCGTCACAGATTCTATGTAACGcgtcaacaaaaacaaagaagttaTTTTGTAAATTGCTGCTTTCTGATTTTGTCCAAGTGCTCACTAATACAAAtatctgatcagctgatcacatggCGGTACCTCGTGCATAATAAGTGGAACCTTGAAGCGGAtgtgctacagcagcagaagaccacacacaCTCCTGTTAACTAACTCCTGTTAGTTAAAACCGTGAATGTATGTAATTGTTGTATATCTCCAGGTGTCACTGATTTAAGCCATATGTAGAATCAATCAGGAATGTTTTCCATTGTATGAATGTTAATCATTtttatctaaatgactgcttCTGCATTACACGCTGATCTGTGAAGTAATGCAGAAGCCGTGCACACAGTGTCACGTCCTAGTTGCACAATGAAGGAACAGGAGCTGTCGAATCAGCTTTAAATGCACAAAGGGAAGTTACTTGGCTGAGTGAAGTTTCCACTGACCTACCATTAACTGATTAGCAAGATTCGCGTGATCATGTGACCAAAGCCATCCTTAGAAAACATACAGTGTGCTACAACTGTCTGAGAAACCTGTCTGTTCTTCTATAATTTCCAATATTTAGCAATCTGAATACATTTTAGAGTACATTTTTTAAGTGATAAAATAAgtgatgtttgtgttttaacttttaacattttatgttttttctaaaattaCAAAATGCAATTAAATTATGGTTTTGCACTTCCAGTTCTGTCAACAGAGTGATCTGTTATAATATAAAGTGTGATAATTTAATGATTTCAAACCCCAAAAATCTTGTTAATCGAGTTacacaattttatttaataaacttGATTAACACATCTGGATGACTGCTTTTGTTGGTTTTTACAGGTGTACATTTATGCTTCATGAATACAGGACAGGTGTGTCAGATTGCtgtgtttaattatttatttattttctgaacaAGGATACACTTTGGGGCAGTACAGTggtgtggtggttagcactgttgcctcacagcaagattgtcctgggtttgaatccaccggCTGTTTGGGGCCTCTCTGTTCTCCAATGTCTGTGGGGATTCCCTCCGGTACTatagcttcctcccacagtccaaaggcacgcatggggttaggttaatggGTCATTCTAAACTGGCTGTAGGTATGatcatctgtctctgtgtgtcagaCCTGCGATAGCCTGgccacctgtccagggtgtacctctcaccctgtgacagctgggtgaAACAGCCCACCCACTCCCAAAACCCTgactggataagcagaagatggatggatgatacaTTTTCAGTTCAAAAGCAGACATATAACTATTGGACAGACTGTGGTGAAGTAAGTCTTATGTCAGCAGTAATAATGGATTACACAGTGTGGTAATTCACAATTACACCGTAAAACAGAACAGATATTGAGGTACTTTTTACCCACTTTTATTACAGAACAGTATGTTTAACGCTACATGGAGTTATTCCCGCTACACATATTTCACTTGTTTATGGTTAAATTTGGGGCTTAGATTAAACTCACAGTAGTCACTCATCCTAAACAAATCATCAAGTCTGCCGAGGAAGATTTCTTCTATcacaacacaaacatgaaaacgGGAGAAATGTTGGTAAAGTCAGAGACCTGCTTTGGTCCATTTGATGTacacaggttaaaaaaaacgaCGACTGCATATAGAGGAGCTTTGATGAACACTGATGTGTTAGCAGTGATAATGTTGCTGGGTGTCCATGTCAGCTGGTCTATCACAGTTATTTTCCTGAGATACAGAAGGCGCTTACTGTACCTGATTACACATATACAGCACTGACTAACATTAAAGGCTTAGAGTTTTTATATACAATCCCCTTATCAGTTCTATTTATTGTTAATAAttaagtgtgtgcatatcaggtATTCCGGTCAGCAAGTAATCTAAACATCCGGATTCATTTCACATGCATTAGGTCAGAGCAGGGAAAGCTGCCAGACTATTCACTGTAGGTTATGTGGAATTTTGGCATCATGGATAGTTATTATAGCTGAAATCGGACTGTGTTTATCTCAGTTTATTTCTTCTGCTCTTTGGAGCCGTCTGAGCGGTCGACTTGGTCTTGGGGTCCTTTCAGAAAGCGCAGGATCTTCTCGATCGTAGCCTCCTGATATTCGTGGGACCACCTATGTGAAGAGACGTCAGCAGGCATTAGATGATGTCGATTCAGGGAAAACAGTTCCCTCTAATTGgaatttttacacatctgcacTAAAGTGACTGAAATATTAATGAGAGAAATATGAGTGCTATTGGGAGATTGTAATAAATGCAGTACAAATGGAACAAACAGCTGTGGTTTAGACCTGGTGGGAAAACAGTTTCCCCGCACATCACAACAGGACTGTGTCCACTGTCCAATCGGAGCACAGTATGCAGGGACTCACTTGATGCCGTTGAAGTTGAGAATGGCTCTCATGTCTTCTGGCAGGGACATGGGGTCAGGCCATGCAAAGTTATCTGTGACAGGAACTATGTTCTTCTTACCAGCCAGGGCCGTGACGATCTCCTGCAAGATGAAACAAATGAATTGGAGATAATCTATCTGAATTTCACTCCCCAATGGCAGCAGCTTCCCTCATAAGGGTAAAACTGCCTAccacaacacaaacactgctCAGGAACAGTGTGAGCAACACGGCAAAGAGCCCGACACAAGAATCATGCGTTCTCATAATAACATACATCCTAACCATGTTATTATGAACCTCTATGTACGCTTGGTTAACCTCTAACCAAGGATAGGATGTCCTAGAGCAAGTCCAACCCCACAAATCACAGGGAGCAGACACCACAGGACCCCTCCAAGGGTCCCATGTCCTGTTGAATCAGAGGTATTTAATGGCATAATATTAGGCAGAGTGGGATTTCCGTTAATTCAGTTTTTAGTcatgatattttattaaaaccCGCCATCATGAATTTAAGTGGGTGTAAATGGAACTATAAACCTATTCATGAGTTTTAAGAGAGTTGTGTTCCactgaaaatacaaaaacactccAAAAATGACTCCACAGAACAAACTTTAAATGCAAGCTCACAAATCTGATCTGATGTAATCCAATTGCCTCATGAACAGAACTACTGTGGAACATCTCGAGAAGAGTTCGAGGTGCAGTGATCTGAcatttttcagcagaaattagaCATAATTAGCCCTGACATTTCAACCATCGTGTGCAGGAAATGGAAAACTGACCTTATGCACCCAGTCCTTCATGGCTGTGTCTCCCATACACTTGTCGAGTGCACTGGCAGACAGGACCAGGATGAAGTTACGTGCTCTCTGCACACTCTGAATGAGTTTGTCCTCAAATTTACCAGCCTCCAGCTTCTCCACATCTATGAAGACGCTGTATCCTCGAACCTGCAGGTGCACCTTCAATAGGCTGGGAGCAAAACAAGATGAgcaggatttaattttaaccttATCTGATCTCACTCTTCATCCTAAATGACCTTCTGCACAAAATCTTCTCCAGTTCTAACCTGGCCAGCTGTGAGCCCGTGGTTCGTCTGTAGCTGATGAAGACGTCAGGCCCTGAAGGCTGTGCATCggtgtggctcagttttaagGGCCCGCGGCTGGCAGACAGTATCTTTGCTCTGTGGACGCCGTTCTCAATGTGGCAGTCGTGCTGGAGCTGCTTATCggtcaggctctggatgttgtgaCGGTCCACGCCTGACTGGACTAGGCCGTAGGTGTACTGACGAAAACGGGGGTCCACCTCGCTTAACCAGTCGGCCATGTTGTTGGGGTCACATGTGGAGTAATTGGCGTAAGTCTTCAGCACACGCAAGTCTCTCAAAAACCTGGATGATCAGACAAATTagagggtttgttttttttcaagacAAATAAACGCGGGTTCAAATATTATTCACCACTTGCCTCTTGCGAGTAAGGTTGGTAGTCATGCTCAAATCACAGCTCAaatcttcatctgtgatgttcagAAGAAGGTCTCCATCCACCTGGAGTTCCTACGTAATAACATCACCAAACACATCAGGCCAGTTTAGtctgattttatttataaagcatgtTTACAACAACAAAGTCGGCCAGCACACTGTACGTGAAAATGAGGGTTACACAACATAATAAAAGATacaccacacgcacacaccattGCCCACACACCTCAATAAGTATATCTGAAGAATCACAAATATACTAGAGGCAATAAAGTACCTAAATACCTACAATTTTCACTCTAGGATAAAAGccaagaaatgaaaatgagttttaagccttactttaaaaatgtacaagGTGGGGGGCAGTCTAATTGGCAGTCCAATGATATTCTTCGGTGCAAAAGGCAAAACTGACCCTAAAAACGTTCTCTCCACTAAACcactcctaagacccaaaccaCATCCATGTCAGTTCAGCTGTTAAACTGAGCTGTGAGATGAACGTGTGGATAGATATTTCATCTTTCTGTAGGAATAATGTGTCGCTCACCTGAAAACGATCACAGCAAGCGCTGAAGCCGATCTGCTGCAGCCACGTCTGCACCTCACAGGTTTTCCAGTTGGGCACGCTTGACAGGATTCGTTTCGGTACTTCCTCTCCCATCATGCTCAGCGCCCGCTTAGCGAGGGCACAGACTGTGGCATTGCTGGAGTACATGACGATTCTTTTGAGGCTCTGCACAGCACCAATCTCTTGAAATATCTGAAAAGGAAGGAGAAATATATTTCAATTTTAAGTGAAATAGCCACCTGCCACAACAACAAGGCTTAAAAGAATCAGTCAACGCTAAAACATACATCTCTTCataaaataaaggcaaataattAACGTGAGAATTTTCTCAAATTTTACTTTCCAATTAAGGTGAGGTTGTTTTGAACTGTTATCCAACTTATACCTGTCGACTCATGCTAAATACAAGGAGTCATGCTAAATAAAGCTCAGTTATTCAGCTTTTCTTAAGTACTGCTAAATGGTGATTTCAATCAGTAATGTTTCTTAACAACATTAAAATTGCATAAGACCCTGAAGCACACTGAATTTGTTTGCAGGTTTTGCCTCTGTAGGAGGAAGATGAGGCTACTCTTGTCCAGGCTGAACTGAAGAAGCAGCAGAGCCCTTCTTGTGGAAAAACCTGAACTGCTTTCTCTGCTTTTTCAGGCACACTTCCTGCAgatctttgttctgttttatgAGGTCTGTCTTCTCTCTGAAAAGTTCTTCATGCTGCACTTACACCTTCTTACACCTTCTCTCCAGTTCTTCTAAGGTTTCCTGCTTTTGTTCACGTTTTTCTCGcagttctttgttttcctcttccacgtccttttttgttcttctttttttaatggattGTTTGTAAGGCCTCATGTCTCTGCTGTAGTTCTTGAAGTAAAGACTTCATGTCTTTCTGAGATTTGTCCTCCTCAAACATTACACGCAAATCTTCATTGTTTTTCTCCGATACTTGAAGCTTGCACACGATTTGTTGGTATACTGCTTCCTTTTGTTCCTTCTCGTTCAGCAATGGTGCATTTCTTCTCAGTGCTTTGTCTATCTTTCTCTGTGGCTTGGAGCTTGGATTGCATCTCTTCATGTGCTGCTTCCATAAAAGCTCCTTCTGCTCCTTCTCTCTTAAAAGTTGTGTGTTTCTTCTCAGAACTTCGTCGAACATCACTTCAGGCCTTCATTTTTTCTCCATGTCTTGGAACTTGCATTTTCTCTgctcttcattttctttcaacATTTCTgtaatttgttgcatttttcctctttcatttgtttaatcCTGATCTTCAGGTCTTGTTTCTTCTTGCATAAATGTTCTAAAGCTTTTCTGAGGGCTATAAATACACCCAGGTGAGCAGTGCTGggatcttccctttggcttgaGTGGTGCTGTGTCTGAGACATTTTGGGACCTTGATACAATAACTCTGTAGAGGATTTAGATGTTAGTAATATTTGttaagtaatgttttaatgaatATGTTgaattgttaatttattttattaatttataatCAGTTTTGATTCAAATATCTATAAAATCCATGCACTTCATtaatctaaaaaataaatactatgTGTCAGCCACTGGaagtattatttattattttatgcatCTGATGTCTTTCCAACTCATTAAATAAGAGAGACAGTTTTACCTTTGTGTTGCGCTGACGGGACTTGATGCTGGCCTCAACACACAGGTAAAAGGCTGCAATGCACTTTCCCTCCACTCTCGTGCCATCCAGTAACGGCAAAAGTTGCTGCAGGTCAGATGCGGTCCTTCCCTGCATGCTGTCTGCACTGTCCAGTAAACTGCGGGCAAAGTCCTCTGGATCCAGAGATGCGATGAATGGCTCCACTAGCTCCAAGGTCCCTGATTTCACCACCTCTTTCTCAATTTCTCTGTTTGCAGCTAACACAGTTACAGCCAAACAGGCATAGAAACGAATGAGTTCATCCTCTTTGGAAAAGGCCAGTGGGAAGAGCCACTCAGCTGCCCGTTTCTCGATCATCCAGCGCTGGCAGCAGTGGCCTCCATACATCGCACAGTTAGCCAGTGCTACGGCACAGTGACGCAGAACAGTGGGGTCCGTACCTCGGCACCAGAAGAGGAGGGTGTCCAGGGCGCCGTTGGTGATGAGGTGGATAGACGTCTCCTCGGTGTGTTTGAACATGTGCTCGAGGATGCCCGAGACGCTCCGAGCCAGCTGAGCATCTTCCTGCTGACGAGTCAGGTTGAGGATGACCCCCAGACCTATGCGAGCCACGTAATCCCTGTAGACAAATTTGGAAGATGGTAACAAACACTAAATACAGACTTCATACGGTCTGGGAGACTGAGTGACAGCACTTCAGCAGCCAAGAAATTGAAGTTCATACCCACCAT containing:
- the slc46a1 gene encoding proton-coupled folate transporter, whose protein sequence is MDEQDTAAILHGDVLSDTAEEPQLDVNKEEPGVPSTDVVRPPVTCSLPVSVEPVLFLSMFSLALQAPLSTQYLWDRISEDLGYNGSKRSECGNSSAPPDPLQKEVETLTAHWNLYISLGGFSVGLLVVPLLGSWSDLAGRRRVLILPNLGLALQTIVYLVVMYLKLPVVYFLVGRLLSGLSGDFNAVLAGCFAYVADISDRRSRTFRVAILEACLGLSGMLASIIGGQWRRAQGYINPFWLVLATNLVSALYAFLFVRESVVPDPSAKLLTTRHHKAVWHLYSSGGSSSEAGGQFHRCKLWLYTLCFFLVVTVHFGSRELYVLYELSSPLCWGPDFIGYGSAAHHLGYLSSLAGIKIMQRCMEDSWVALVGLASNIVGLVVFSVANSTQLMFTGYGLCLLFMTSTPVLRSKLSKLVEPSEQGALFASVACVESLCYLVGSGVFNSLYPATLHFMKGFPFLFAAIILFIPAGIIGTLQCLEQRRYQRDATVS
- the sarm1 gene encoding NAD(+) hydrolase SARM1; amino-acid sequence: MLFSLTLFLWRLYRHFYIMFSSDRLTVPDYVSRLQRGRSGSACDPRAISPGINADVQAVLDTSLPALRSAISRLKSSRETSNSDETRRAIAEIFQLVEEAWVLPTVGRQVAEEICNRIRLHGGLELLLQLQQSPAVEITYESAKLLEQILISENRDYVARIGLGVILNLTRQQEDAQLARSVSGILEHMFKHTEETSIHLITNGALDTLLFWCRGTDPTVLRHCAVALANCAMYGGHCCQRWMIEKRAAEWLFPLAFSKEDELIRFYACLAVTVLAANREIEKEVVKSGTLELVEPFIASLDPEDFARSLLDSADSMQGRTASDLQQLLPLLDGTRVEGKCIAAFYLCVEASIKSRQRNTKIFQEIGAVQSLKRIVMYSSNATVCALAKRALSMMGEEVPKRILSSVPNWKTCEVQTWLQQIGFSACCDRFQELQVDGDLLLNITDEDLSCDLSMTTNLTRKRFLRDLRVLKTYANYSTCDPNNMADWLSEVDPRFRQYTYGLVQSGVDRHNIQSLTDKQLQHDCHIENGVHRAKILSASRGPLKLSHTDAQPSGPDVFISYRRTTGSQLASLLKVHLQVRGYSVFIDVEKLEAGKFEDKLIQSVQRARNFILVLSASALDKCMGDTAMKDWVHKEIVTALAGKKNIVPVTDNFAWPDPMSLPEDMRAILNFNGIKWSHEYQEATIEKILRFLKGPQDQVDRSDGSKEQKK